In Streptomyces sp. SN-593, a single genomic region encodes these proteins:
- a CDS encoding glycoside hydrolase family 3 N-terminal domain-containing protein yields MDAPRSLPVRRRTVLAAAGAAVAAASAGAARASAAARQPVAAPAALTARQTAGQRVIYSYPGLTVPSTLLTRISAGQAAGVIFFGENISSESQITAVVKQLVQANAASPVKAPLLLMTDQEGGEVRRLPGAPALSEKQVGEAAQPQTAATQAGTGAGQNLAGVGMNVNLAPVLDVYYTAGNFVDKYQRSYSNNASTVSSLGKAFITAQQGAGVAATAKHFPGLGAATASQDTDAGPVTLTQSLSKLRTVDELPYQAAIAAGVRLVMVSWAVYPALDASAPAGLSATVVQQELRGRLGYTGVTVTDALEAGAISSSYSTAQRAVLAAGAGMDLLLCSARDVSQGDAAAQALADAYTGGGLPAAGFDAAVQRVTALRTSLS; encoded by the coding sequence ATGGACGCACCCCGCAGCCTGCCCGTCCGACGCCGTACGGTCCTGGCCGCCGCGGGCGCCGCGGTGGCCGCCGCCTCGGCCGGCGCCGCGCGTGCCTCGGCCGCCGCACGGCAGCCCGTCGCAGCCCCCGCCGCGCTGACCGCCCGTCAGACGGCGGGCCAGCGGGTCATCTACTCCTACCCCGGCCTCACCGTGCCCAGTACCCTCCTGACCAGGATCAGCGCGGGCCAGGCGGCCGGCGTCATCTTCTTCGGCGAGAACATCTCCAGCGAGAGCCAGATCACCGCGGTCGTCAAGCAACTGGTCCAGGCGAACGCGGCGAGCCCGGTCAAGGCCCCACTGCTGCTGATGACCGATCAGGAAGGCGGCGAGGTGCGCCGGCTGCCCGGCGCGCCGGCGCTGTCGGAGAAGCAGGTGGGCGAGGCCGCGCAGCCGCAGACCGCCGCCACCCAGGCCGGCACCGGAGCCGGCCAGAACCTCGCCGGGGTCGGGATGAACGTCAACCTCGCCCCCGTGCTCGACGTCTATTACACGGCCGGCAACTTCGTCGACAAGTACCAGCGGTCCTACAGCAACAACGCGAGCACCGTGTCCAGCCTCGGCAAGGCGTTCATCACCGCCCAGCAGGGCGCCGGGGTCGCCGCCACCGCCAAGCACTTCCCCGGCCTCGGCGCGGCCACCGCCTCGCAGGACACCGACGCCGGCCCGGTCACGCTCACCCAGAGCCTGTCCAAGCTGCGCACGGTGGATGAGCTGCCCTACCAGGCGGCGATCGCCGCGGGCGTCCGACTCGTCATGGTCTCCTGGGCCGTCTACCCCGCGCTCGACGCGTCCGCGCCGGCGGGCCTGTCCGCCACCGTCGTGCAGCAGGAGTTGCGCGGCCGGCTCGGCTACACCGGCGTGACCGTCACCGACGCCCTGGAGGCGGGCGCGATCAGCTCCTCCTACAGCACCGCGCAGCGCGCCGTCCTCGCCGCGGGCGCCGGCATGGACCTGCTGCTGTGCTCCGCCCGCGACGTCTCCCAGGGCGACGCCGCCGCGCAGGCCCTCGCCGACGCGTACACCGGCGGCGGGCTCCCCGCCGCGGGCTTCGACGCGGCGGTGCAGCGGGTGACCGCGCTGCGCACGTCCCTGTCCTGA
- a CDS encoding MFS transporter, giving the protein MAVTSPTGGRSKNLVLAAMIFAVAMTFIDQTIVSIAVPEIQNELGLTSTGVQWAVNAYLLSLAAFFAYGGRLADTLGHRRVVVMGVLVFAASSLLCGLTPKGGAAQTWIVVFRAVQGVGGAMMFPAALGIVVQTFALRERGKALALFFGVAGGLTAVGPILGGWLTEWTWRAIFWVNIPVAVIALALIALSRPVTEHRPAPMDYRGLALIVAGIGLSVFGFQQSQIWHWSNPGIWVCIAAGVALLAVFARLELRTPSPLIQVRIFTNRPFAVENLVLGIAMLVFVPFFFFASEYAQISLGKSASGAGVYLLCFFIGFVIASQFGGRMLDRGGAKRPVLLGCVICAVGFYLLAGKVTDLDFGDQQWSIVIAGAGMGLMLTPASTDAVNRASRLSYGEATGITQTVRNYSASLGLAVLGTISVARFESHLRDSLVGQGVPAARAGSEAHRLSQAHQSSGSTSTVPHFVRLDFAYATRTVFYVMAGIMAAAAVVAWRGLRHGVQEPEGQPDAPKEHEEGGGSGGSR; this is encoded by the coding sequence ATGGCGGTCACGTCCCCCACCGGCGGGCGTTCGAAGAACCTCGTGCTGGCGGCGATGATCTTCGCGGTGGCGATGACCTTCATCGACCAGACCATCGTGTCGATCGCGGTCCCGGAGATCCAGAACGAGCTGGGACTGACCAGCACCGGCGTGCAGTGGGCGGTCAACGCGTACCTGCTCTCGCTCGCGGCGTTCTTCGCGTACGGCGGCCGGCTCGCCGACACCCTCGGCCACCGGCGGGTGGTCGTCATGGGTGTGCTGGTCTTCGCGGCGTCGTCGCTGCTGTGCGGGCTGACCCCGAAGGGCGGCGCGGCGCAGACCTGGATCGTGGTGTTCCGGGCGGTGCAGGGCGTCGGCGGCGCGATGATGTTCCCGGCGGCGCTGGGCATCGTGGTGCAGACGTTCGCGCTGCGCGAGCGCGGGAAGGCGCTGGCGCTGTTCTTCGGCGTCGCGGGCGGGCTGACCGCGGTGGGCCCGATCCTCGGCGGCTGGCTGACCGAGTGGACCTGGCGGGCCATCTTCTGGGTGAACATCCCGGTCGCGGTGATCGCGCTGGCGCTGATCGCCCTGTCCAGGCCGGTCACCGAGCACCGGCCCGCCCCGATGGACTACCGGGGGCTGGCGCTGATCGTGGCGGGCATCGGGCTGAGCGTCTTCGGTTTCCAGCAGTCCCAGATCTGGCACTGGTCCAACCCGGGCATCTGGGTGTGCATCGCGGCCGGCGTGGCGCTGCTGGCGGTCTTCGCCCGGCTGGAGCTGCGCACCCCCTCACCGCTGATCCAGGTGCGGATCTTCACCAACCGGCCCTTCGCGGTGGAGAACCTGGTGCTCGGCATCGCGATGCTGGTGTTCGTCCCGTTCTTCTTCTTCGCCAGCGAGTACGCGCAGATCTCGCTCGGCAAGTCCGCCTCGGGAGCGGGGGTGTATCTGCTCTGCTTCTTCATCGGCTTCGTGATCGCCTCGCAGTTCGGCGGCCGGATGCTGGACCGCGGCGGCGCCAAGCGCCCGGTGCTGCTGGGCTGCGTGATCTGCGCGGTGGGCTTCTACCTGCTGGCCGGCAAGGTCACCGACCTCGACTTCGGCGACCAGCAGTGGTCCATCGTGATCGCCGGGGCCGGGATGGGCCTGATGCTCACCCCGGCGAGCACCGACGCGGTCAACCGGGCCTCGCGGCTGTCCTACGGCGAGGCCACCGGCATCACCCAGACGGTGCGGAACTACTCCGCGAGCCTGGGCCTGGCGGTACTGGGCACCATCTCTGTCGCCCGCTTCGAGTCCCACCTGCGCGACTCCCTGGTGGGCCAGGGGGTGCCGGCCGCGCGGGCCGGCTCCGAGGCGCACCGCCTCTCGCAGGCCCACCAGTCCAGCGGAAGCACCTCGACCGTCCCGCACTTCGTCCGCCTGGACTTCGCGTACGCCACCAGGACGGTGTTCTACGTGATGGCCGGGATCATGGCCGCGGCGGCTGTCGTGGCGTGGCGCGGTCTGCGGCACGGCGTCCAGGAGCCCGAGGGGCAGCCCGACGCGCCCAAGGAGCACGAGGAGGGCGGGGGTTCCGGCGGCTCCCGGTGA
- a CDS encoding peptidylprolyl isomerase, whose amino-acid sequence MDNKDNVYFDISIDGAPAGRIVFRLFDDVVPKTARNFRELATGQHGFGYAGSAFHRVIPEFMLQGGDFTSGDGRGGKSIYGNKFEDENFQLRHDRPYLLSMANAGPNTNGSQFFVTTVVTSWLDGKHVVFGEVVEGQDLVKTIEGKGSRSGSPTSKVVITESGTVPAAA is encoded by the coding sequence ATGGACAACAAGGACAACGTCTACTTCGACATCTCCATCGACGGTGCGCCCGCCGGGCGGATCGTCTTCCGCCTGTTCGACGACGTCGTGCCGAAGACCGCCCGCAACTTCCGTGAGCTGGCCACCGGCCAGCACGGCTTCGGTTACGCGGGTTCCGCCTTCCACCGCGTCATCCCCGAGTTCATGCTCCAGGGCGGTGACTTCACCAGCGGCGACGGCCGCGGCGGCAAGAGCATCTACGGCAACAAGTTCGAGGACGAGAACTTCCAGCTCCGCCACGACCGCCCGTACCTGCTCTCCATGGCGAACGCGGGCCCGAACACCAACGGCTCGCAGTTCTTCGTGACCACCGTGGTGACCTCGTGGCTGGACGGCAAGCACGTCGTGTTCGGCGAGGTCGTCGAGGGCCAGGACCTGGTGAAGACGATCGAGGGCAAGGGCTCGCGCAGCGGTTCCCCGACGTCGAAGGTCGTCATCACCGAGTCCGGTACGGTCCCGGCCGCCGCCTGA
- a CDS encoding alanine--tRNA ligase-related protein, with protein sequence MDSEQTVRTFLDFFRDRGHHVLPGASLVRPPGDPVLFTTSGMHPLTPYLTGRPHPSGVRLADVQRCLRTTDLDEVGDPTHLTAFQMLGSWSLGDYDSARSITWAHELLVDGYGIPPSRLHATVFGGDTGHPGDGLGPDEGTESAWGELGVPVERLGPDNWWTNGPTGPCGPDSEIFVWTGGGDPTGTPGTDPRWVEVWNHVSMRWLRLADGTLRPLPRGSVDTGMGLERLVTILQGRPSVYDSDVFGAWREVLPGLWEGDRTTHRIVADHLRSAAVLVADGVRPAATGHGYVLRRLVRRVLTLLWRDDQDRTLADLPPEPVEVSLRHFGLLTSGPPEPGLPQGRTQGPTLGARVREVLLDEERRFASQLERGRRVLSQPRFAGPLGEEDYAYLHDTHGLPRELVTALRAEPDW encoded by the coding sequence ATGGACAGCGAGCAGACCGTCCGCACCTTCCTCGACTTCTTCCGCGACCGCGGCCACCACGTGCTGCCCGGCGCCTCGCTGGTCCGTCCGCCCGGCGACCCCGTGCTCTTCACCACCTCCGGCATGCACCCGCTCACCCCCTACCTGACCGGCCGCCCGCACCCGTCCGGGGTGCGCCTGGCCGACGTGCAGCGCTGCCTGCGCACCACCGACCTGGACGAGGTCGGCGACCCCACCCACCTCACCGCCTTCCAGATGCTCGGCTCCTGGTCGCTGGGCGACTACGACAGTGCCCGCAGCATCACCTGGGCCCACGAACTGCTGGTCGACGGTTACGGCATCCCGCCGTCCCGGCTGCACGCCACCGTCTTCGGGGGCGACACCGGCCACCCGGGTGACGGGCTCGGGCCGGACGAGGGCACCGAGAGCGCCTGGGGCGAGCTGGGCGTACCGGTCGAGCGACTGGGCCCGGACAACTGGTGGACCAACGGCCCCACCGGCCCGTGCGGGCCCGACTCGGAGATCTTCGTGTGGACCGGCGGCGGCGATCCGACCGGCACCCCCGGCACCGATCCACGCTGGGTCGAGGTGTGGAACCACGTCTCGATGCGCTGGCTGCGCCTCGCCGACGGCACCCTGCGGCCGCTGCCGCGCGGCAGCGTGGACACCGGCATGGGCCTGGAACGGCTGGTGACGATCCTCCAGGGCAGGCCGTCGGTCTACGACTCCGACGTGTTCGGTGCCTGGCGCGAGGTGCTGCCGGGGCTGTGGGAGGGCGACCGGACCACACATCGGATCGTCGCCGACCACCTGCGGTCGGCCGCCGTGCTGGTGGCCGACGGGGTACGGCCGGCCGCCACCGGGCACGGGTACGTCCTGCGCCGGCTGGTGCGCCGGGTGCTGACGCTGCTGTGGCGCGACGACCAGGACCGTACGCTCGCCGACCTCCCGCCGGAGCCGGTCGAGGTCTCGTTGCGCCACTTCGGCCTGCTCACGTCGGGGCCGCCGGAGCCGGGCCTGCCGCAGGGCCGGACGCAGGGGCCGACGCTCGGTGCCCGGGTGCGCGAGGTGCTGCTCGACGAGGAGCGGCGTTTCGCCTCGCAGCTCGAACGGGGGCGGCGGGTGCTGTCCCAGCCGCGCTTCGCCGGGCCGCTCGGCGAGGAGGACTACGCCTACCTGCACGACACGCACGGGCTGCCCCGCGAGCTGGTCACGGCCCTGCGCGCCGAGCCCGACTGGTGA
- a CDS encoding PP2C family protein-serine/threonine phosphatase: protein MESSGADRQPVGRRPLRSPPIQFGLALAALALLLIIDISGGRAIRISGVFVAVPALSAVFLGPVQVLVMVVLTLGAVGWAAEDNGSNLTATNFPVIMATGVLVGAASVLAARTRRRRERQLAQARKVAEVTQQALLRPLPDRLGPVTISSMYLAADEEAAIGGDLYAAGVSDRGGPRLLVGDVQGKGLAAVEVAGLLLGVFRRAVRAGVALRALPGYLDRGLRADLADLSGKGDPCAVPGAARATSGASADGKDGDGGDAVDATDPVNDPNAAGDGRGAGDGRGGDGGDDFLERFVTAVVVDIDADGSGVRIANCGHPPPLLIRGDSVLQLFPRTPELPLGLGDLSRSEQQIDAHDLEVGDILLLYTDGVIETRDARGGFYPLADRVAGWTRDTPAALLAAVRADLLRYSASGLGDDIAMVALQRVV from the coding sequence ATGGAATCGAGCGGCGCCGACCGGCAGCCGGTCGGTCGGCGCCCGCTGAGGTCACCACCGATCCAGTTCGGCCTCGCGCTGGCGGCACTCGCCCTGCTCCTGATCATCGACATCTCCGGTGGCCGCGCGATCCGGATCAGCGGCGTGTTCGTCGCCGTGCCGGCGCTCTCCGCGGTGTTCCTCGGGCCGGTCCAGGTGCTCGTGATGGTGGTCCTCACGCTCGGCGCGGTCGGCTGGGCCGCCGAGGACAACGGCTCGAACCTGACCGCCACCAACTTTCCCGTGATCATGGCGACCGGGGTCCTGGTCGGCGCCGCCTCGGTGCTCGCGGCCCGGACCCGTCGGCGCCGCGAGCGGCAGCTCGCCCAGGCCAGGAAGGTCGCGGAGGTCACCCAGCAGGCCCTGCTGCGCCCGCTGCCGGACCGGCTCGGACCGGTGACGATCTCCTCGATGTACCTCGCGGCCGACGAGGAGGCGGCGATCGGCGGGGACCTGTACGCCGCGGGGGTCAGCGACCGCGGCGGCCCCCGTCTGCTCGTGGGCGACGTGCAGGGCAAGGGACTGGCCGCCGTCGAGGTCGCCGGGCTGCTGCTGGGGGTCTTCCGCCGGGCGGTACGCGCGGGCGTCGCGCTCCGGGCCCTGCCCGGCTACCTCGACCGGGGGCTGCGCGCGGACCTGGCGGACCTCTCGGGCAAGGGCGACCCGTGTGCGGTGCCGGGCGCGGCCCGGGCGACCTCGGGCGCCTCGGCCGACGGCAAGGACGGGGACGGCGGTGACGCCGTGGACGCCACGGATCCCGTGAACGACCCGAACGCCGCGGGCGACGGGCGGGGCGCGGGCGACGGGCGGGGCGGGGACGGCGGCGACGACTTCCTGGAACGGTTCGTCACCGCCGTGGTCGTCGACATCGACGCCGACGGCTCGGGGGTGCGCATCGCGAACTGCGGGCACCCGCCGCCGCTGCTCATCCGCGGCGACAGCGTGCTCCAGCTCTTCCCGCGGACACCCGAGCTGCCGCTCGGCCTCGGCGACCTCAGCCGGTCCGAGCAGCAGATCGACGCACATGACCTGGAGGTCGGCGACATCCTGCTCCTCTACACCGACGGCGTGATCGAGACGCGTGACGCCCGCGGCGGCTTCTACCCGCTCGCCGACCGCGTCGCCGGGTGGACCCGCGACACCCCGGCGGCGCTGCTGGCGGCCGTCCGCGCCGACCTGCTGCGCTACTCCGCGTCCGGCCTCGGCGACGACATCGCGATGGTCGCGCTCCAGAGAGTCGTGTAG
- a CDS encoding MerR family transcriptional regulator yields the protein MPPGELWTIGELAGRAGVTVKTVRFYSDQGLLPAAHRSTGGHRRYGPGALDRLRTIRSLRALGLGVADVARVLREDDDTGCGPDGLPAGGALEDAVAGRLREVGSRLAALRWQQTALRLLHDCDPGERAERLRLLGAVCATDAPPSTAAMARFWRRWLPPRMPAPVTARVVDLAVPHPPDDPTPEQALAFARLHAFVSGDCTGRSGSGQPAAHRAGAGHRHAVLYQGLEEAYDLAAPHLRAGRAPCPGDALDCFVAAYAASQRVADTGAFRRGLHATLAADPRIDHYWDLVARVTGPAHPTPGAAHAWLTAALV from the coding sequence ATGCCACCGGGCGAGTTGTGGACCATCGGCGAGCTGGCCGGCCGCGCCGGCGTCACCGTCAAGACCGTGCGGTTCTACTCCGACCAGGGCCTGCTGCCCGCCGCGCACCGCAGCACCGGCGGCCACCGCCGGTACGGCCCCGGGGCGCTGGACCGGCTCCGCACGATCCGGTCGCTGCGGGCGCTCGGGCTGGGCGTCGCGGACGTCGCCCGCGTGCTGCGCGAGGACGACGACACCGGCTGCGGGCCTGACGGGCTGCCGGCCGGCGGAGCGCTGGAGGACGCGGTCGCGGGGCGGCTGCGCGAGGTCGGCTCACGGCTGGCCGCGCTGCGCTGGCAGCAGACGGCGCTGCGGCTGCTGCACGACTGCGACCCCGGCGAGCGGGCCGAGCGGCTGCGGCTGCTCGGGGCGGTGTGCGCGACGGACGCTCCGCCCAGCACGGCGGCGATGGCCCGCTTCTGGCGGCGGTGGCTGCCCCCGCGGATGCCGGCGCCGGTGACGGCGCGCGTCGTGGACCTGGCGGTCCCGCATCCGCCGGACGACCCGACACCCGAGCAGGCGCTCGCGTTCGCCCGGCTGCACGCCTTCGTCTCCGGCGACTGCACGGGCAGGTCCGGCAGCGGGCAGCCGGCGGCGCACCGCGCCGGCGCCGGCCACCGGCACGCCGTGCTCTACCAAGGGCTGGAGGAGGCGTACGACCTGGCGGCGCCGCACCTGCGTGCCGGGCGCGCACCCTGCCCGGGCGACGCCCTGGACTGCTTCGTCGCCGCGTACGCCGCGTCGCAGCGGGTCGCGGACACCGGGGCCTTCCGCCGCGGACTGCACGCCACCCTCGCCGCGGACCCCCGCATCGACCACTACTGGGACCTGGTCGCCCGTGTCACCGGCCCCGCGCACCCCACCCCTGGAGCGGCCCACGCGTGGCTCACCGCCGCCCTCGTCTGA
- a CDS encoding alpha/beta hydrolase, whose protein sequence is MAADTAFVLVPGLHTGGWIWQQVAERLREAGAEAYALTLSGMGGSPEPPDRLPFGPSDDGSGRPAGGNPDSDTSAGAHPGGSAGAPTCGIAGPAAAAAAAAAAEDPDPDLETHIADVVRAVEGTDASRVVLVGHCYGVHPVVAAADRRPDRVARIVLVDTPMPQDGDPPAALVPRQAVRAELLRLAGAADGGMPAGGMIAPPSDAGWRESGSFQGLDEAAAERLLARAVPQPWATLARPLRLTGSAGASGTVPTTGVLCTANGSSLAMVGQALALGDPRLAYLGAPHLSYLEMDTGHWPMLSDPDATAEVLLRAAAGEGAAPHRRSAAQRPTHLGPFVIDVPARPRERVGRVDFHLPDGERQRPAVVFVHGGPVPEGARPTPRDWPGLAGHARLVAHLGAAGVVVDHRLHDLGGFEAAARDVRDAVALARAHPRVDGERVALWFLSVGGLLAADWLAAPEPWLRCVALTYPLLAPLPGWGVEPRFRPARAVRGAGRLPVVLTRVGRERAEFAATVEEFVAAARDAGVDVTVVDAPSAAHGFDTHGPSDESRRAVGDAARAVLSHLARPASN, encoded by the coding sequence ATGGCGGCGGACACGGCGTTCGTCCTGGTGCCGGGCTTGCACACCGGCGGATGGATCTGGCAGCAGGTGGCTGAGCGGCTGCGGGAGGCGGGCGCGGAGGCGTACGCGCTGACGCTGAGCGGCATGGGCGGGAGCCCCGAGCCCCCGGACCGGCTCCCGTTCGGGCCCTCGGACGACGGCTCGGGCAGGCCCGCGGGCGGGAACCCGGACTCGGACACGTCGGCGGGCGCGCACCCGGGCGGCTCGGCGGGCGCCCCCACGTGCGGCATCGCGGGCCCGGCTGCCGCTGCCGCTGCCGCTGCCGCGGCCGAGGACCCGGACCCGGACCTGGAGACGCACATCGCGGACGTGGTGCGCGCGGTCGAGGGGACGGACGCCTCCCGAGTCGTCCTGGTCGGGCACTGCTACGGCGTCCACCCGGTGGTCGCCGCGGCGGACCGGCGGCCCGACCGCGTCGCGCGGATCGTGCTGGTCGACACACCGATGCCGCAGGACGGGGACCCGCCGGCCGCGCTCGTCCCGCGGCAGGCCGTGCGCGCGGAGCTGCTGCGGCTGGCGGGCGCGGCGGACGGCGGCATGCCCGCCGGCGGGATGATCGCGCCGCCGTCGGACGCGGGCTGGCGGGAGTCCGGCAGCTTCCAGGGGCTCGACGAGGCCGCGGCCGAGCGGCTGCTCGCACGGGCGGTGCCGCAGCCGTGGGCGACGCTGGCGCGGCCGCTGCGGCTGACCGGTTCGGCGGGCGCGTCGGGCACCGTGCCGACCACGGGCGTGCTGTGCACCGCGAACGGGTCCAGCCTGGCGATGGTGGGGCAGGCGCTCGCGCTCGGCGACCCCCGGCTCGCCTATCTCGGCGCCCCGCACCTGAGCTACCTGGAGATGGACACCGGGCACTGGCCGATGCTGTCGGACCCGGACGCGACGGCCGAGGTGCTGCTACGTGCCGCGGCGGGCGAGGGGGCGGCCCCGCATAGGCGATCCGCGGCCCAACGGCCCACGCACCTGGGGCCGTTCGTGATCGACGTGCCGGCGCGGCCGCGCGAGCGGGTGGGCCGGGTGGACTTCCACCTGCCCGACGGGGAGAGGCAGCGCCCGGCTGTGGTGTTCGTGCACGGCGGCCCGGTGCCCGAGGGCGCGCGGCCGACCCCGCGGGACTGGCCCGGTCTGGCCGGCCACGCCCGGCTGGTCGCGCACCTCGGTGCGGCCGGCGTCGTGGTGGACCACCGGCTGCACGACCTGGGCGGATTCGAGGCGGCGGCGCGGGACGTGCGGGACGCCGTCGCGCTCGCGCGGGCGCATCCGCGGGTGGACGGCGAGCGGGTGGCGCTGTGGTTCCTGTCGGTGGGCGGGCTGCTCGCGGCGGACTGGCTCGCCGCGCCGGAGCCCTGGCTGCGGTGCGTCGCACTCACGTATCCGCTGCTGGCACCGCTGCCGGGCTGGGGCGTGGAGCCGCGCTTCCGGCCCGCGCGGGCGGTGCGGGGCGCGGGGCGGCTGCCGGTCGTGCTGACCCGCGTGGGCCGCGAGCGGGCCGAGTTCGCCGCGACCGTCGAGGAGTTCGTCGCGGCGGCGCGGGACGCCGGTGTGGATGTGACGGTCGTGGACGCGCCCTCGGCGGCGCACGGATTCGACACGCACGGCCCGTCCGACGAGTCCCGGCGGGCGGTGGGCGACGCCGCCCGCGCCGTGCTCTCCCACCTTGCCCGTCCCGCGTCGAACTGA
- a CDS encoding Lrp/AsnC family transcriptional regulator — protein MTADHPLLDPTDLRILEALQHDGRAGYAELARRVAMSASAVTERVRRLEESGVIRGYAAVVDPERLGLGILAFVRLRYPTGNYKPFHAVLATTPEIIEAHHVTGEDCFVLKVLARSMRHLEATTGRIAALGPVTTTVVYSSPLPDRPVTAALT, from the coding sequence ATGACCGCTGATCACCCTCTCCTCGACCCGACCGACCTGCGCATCCTGGAGGCACTCCAGCACGACGGCCGGGCCGGCTACGCCGAGTTGGCCCGTAGGGTCGCCATGTCCGCCAGCGCCGTCACCGAGCGGGTGCGGCGTCTGGAGGAGAGCGGGGTGATCCGCGGCTACGCCGCCGTGGTCGACCCGGAACGCCTCGGGCTCGGCATCCTGGCCTTCGTCCGCCTGCGCTACCCGACCGGCAACTACAAGCCCTTCCACGCCGTCCTCGCCACCACCCCCGAGATCATCGAGGCCCACCACGTCACCGGCGAGGACTGCTTCGTCCTCAAGGTCCTCGCCCGCTCGATGCGCCACCTGGAGGCCACCACCGGCCGGATAGCCGCCCTCGGCCCGGTCACCACCACCGTGGTCTACTCCAGCCCGCTGCCCGACCGCCCCGTCACCGCGGCCCTCACCTGA
- a CDS encoding rhodanese-like domain-containing protein: MTHTPSQAAAFFETRLAFQTDVSDVRTALTGGRPGFVLVDSRGTAGWEQGHVPGAVHLPTADIPARAADLLDPAVPVVTYCWGPGCDGAARAALALARLGYRVREMIGGIEYWIREGFPLVTADGTEQRPADPLTAPVGAAICAC, encoded by the coding sequence ATGACACACACACCTTCGCAGGCCGCGGCCTTCTTCGAGACCCGCCTCGCCTTCCAGACGGACGTCTCCGACGTCCGCACGGCGCTCACCGGGGGCCGGCCCGGGTTCGTGCTGGTCGACTCGCGCGGAACCGCGGGCTGGGAGCAGGGGCACGTGCCCGGTGCGGTGCACCTGCCCACCGCGGACATCCCCGCCCGGGCCGCGGACCTCCTCGACCCGGCCGTCCCGGTCGTCACCTACTGCTGGGGCCCCGGCTGCGACGGTGCCGCCCGCGCGGCGCTCGCCCTGGCCCGACTCGGCTACCGGGTCCGGGAGATGATCGGCGGCATCGAGTACTGGATCCGCGAGGGCTTTCCCCTGGTGACGGCCGACGGCACCGAACAGCGCCCGGCCGACCCGCTCACCGCTCCGGTCGGAGCCGCCATCTGCGCCTGCTGA
- a CDS encoding GNAT family N-acetyltransferase, with protein MSDLSPVAWPPAPIRTARLVLRASEARDRATFVDLLASPEVHAYLGGPRRRDELERELPEVPERWPGSFVAALDGAMIGQVLLRRATEHRRPAAVGKADLGYLFLPRAWGAGYAAEACAAALDWFDGALPGEPVVLATQSANTASMRLAAKLGFTEVERFHAWDAEQWLGLRPPAPPVPS; from the coding sequence ATGTCGGACCTGAGCCCCGTCGCCTGGCCGCCCGCGCCGATCAGGACCGCGAGGCTGGTCCTGCGGGCGTCCGAGGCCCGGGACCGCGCGACCTTCGTCGACCTGCTGGCCTCGCCGGAGGTGCACGCCTATCTAGGCGGCCCCCGGCGGCGTGACGAGTTGGAGCGTGAACTGCCCGAGGTGCCGGAGCGGTGGCCCGGCAGTTTCGTCGCCGCTCTCGACGGGGCGATGATCGGCCAGGTGCTGCTCAGGAGGGCGACGGAGCACCGCCGCCCGGCGGCCGTGGGGAAGGCCGACCTCGGTTACCTGTTCCTGCCGCGGGCGTGGGGCGCGGGATACGCCGCCGAGGCGTGCGCGGCGGCACTCGACTGGTTCGACGGCGCCCTGCCCGGCGAACCGGTCGTGCTCGCCACCCAGAGCGCGAACACCGCCTCGATGCGCCTCGCGGCGAAGCTGGGGTTCACCGAGGTGGAGCGGTTCCACGCCTGGGACGCCGAACAGTGGCTCGGCCTGCGCCCCCCGGCGCCACCGGTTCCGTCCTGA